One part of the Deltaproteobacteria bacterium genome encodes these proteins:
- a CDS encoding carbon starvation protein A → MNSVLILSGTLVFFGLAYKIYGRFLNRLYRIHPDNKTPAHTKFDGTDFVPAKNWLVLFGHHFSSICGAGPIVGPVLAVAYWGWLPSLLWLLLGSTLMGAVADTSSLVVSMRSGGDSISEIAEPEISHTARLLFSWFIWLALILIIAVFSIFAAKTFVEEPSAIAPSMGLIPVAVLTGLLLYRTRLSAVWPTLLGLGLLVFLMGLGQKFPAGFSDTAVLSAENIWILVLLIYCLVASVTPVNLLLQPRDYLASYLLFFTIGIGVVSIFVMRLPMDTTVYHAWDPSALWPGSGPLFPMLFVTIACGAISGFHSLVSSGTTCKQIASETHACRIGYGGMLTEGLVGAMVVVCVAAGLSQTELTSTLKTAGPIAAFSKGYGNLSSFMLGGYGKAFSVLALNAFILTTLDTATRIGRYLTSELFHIRNKYTATLIVVVAAALLAMTGQWNRIWPAFGSANQLIGGLSLLTASCWLVNRAHPAWTTLIPACFMLVTTISAFVWQILASLKKEPHPDFLIAGIAGVLMILALIVFKEAVGTLRRKKKT, encoded by the coding sequence ATGAACTCGGTCCTGATTCTTTCCGGCACACTCGTCTTTTTCGGACTCGCCTACAAAATTTACGGCCGGTTCCTGAATCGCCTCTACCGGATCCATCCCGACAACAAGACGCCGGCCCACACAAAATTCGACGGCACCGATTTTGTTCCCGCCAAAAACTGGCTGGTTCTGTTTGGCCACCATTTTTCGTCCATCTGCGGCGCCGGCCCTATTGTGGGGCCGGTTCTTGCCGTAGCCTATTGGGGCTGGCTCCCTTCCCTTTTGTGGCTTCTTTTGGGCTCGACGCTGATGGGGGCGGTGGCCGACACCTCCAGCCTCGTGGTCAGCATGCGGTCGGGCGGGGATTCCATTTCGGAAATCGCCGAACCGGAAATATCCCACACGGCCCGCCTTCTTTTTTCGTGGTTTATCTGGCTGGCGCTCATTCTGATTATCGCCGTCTTTTCCATTTTTGCCGCCAAGACCTTTGTGGAAGAACCGAGCGCCATTGCCCCGTCGATGGGGCTCATTCCGGTGGCTGTTCTCACCGGCCTTCTTTTGTACCGGACCCGGCTTTCCGCCGTCTGGCCCACCCTTTTGGGGCTCGGCCTGCTCGTTTTCCTTATGGGACTTGGCCAAAAATTTCCCGCCGGTTTTTCGGACACCGCCGTCCTCTCGGCCGAAAACATCTGGATCCTCGTCCTTCTCATTTATTGCCTTGTCGCCTCGGTGACACCCGTGAATCTCCTCCTTCAACCGCGCGACTACCTCGCCTCGTATCTTCTTTTTTTCACCATCGGAATCGGCGTTGTCTCGATTTTTGTCATGCGGCTCCCGATGGATACAACCGTTTATCACGCCTGGGACCCTTCAGCCCTCTGGCCCGGATCGGGGCCGTTGTTTCCCATGCTGTTCGTCACGATTGCCTGCGGGGCCATCTCCGGTTTTCATTCTCTGGTCTCTTCGGGAACCACCTGCAAGCAGATCGCCAGCGAAACACACGCCTGCCGAATCGGCTACGGCGGAATGCTCACCGAGGGGCTGGTGGGGGCGATGGTGGTCGTCTGTGTGGCCGCCGGCTTAAGCCAAACCGAACTTACCTCCACCCTGAAAACAGCCGGCCCCATTGCCGCCTTCAGCAAAGGGTACGGCAATCTCTCGTCTTTCATGCTGGGAGGCTACGGAAAGGCCTTTTCGGTTCTGGCGCTGAACGCCTTTATCCTGACCACGCTCGACACCGCCACGCGGATTGGGCGCTATCTGACGAGCGAGCTTTTTCATATCAGGAACAAGTACACAGCGACCCTGATTGTCGTGGTGGCGGCGGCCCTTTTGGCCATGACCGGCCAGTGGAACCGCATCTGGCCCGCCTTCGGAAGCGCCAACCAGTTGATCGGCGGCCTTTCGCTCCTGACGGCCTCCTGCTGGCTGGTCAATCGCGCCCACCCCGCGTGGACAACGCTGATTCCCGCCTGCTTTATGCTCGTGACAACCATTTCGGCCTTTGTCTGGCAGATTCTGGCCTCCCTGAAAAAAGAGCCTCACCCTGATTTCCTCATTGCGGGGATCGCAGGGGTTTTGATGATTCTGGCGCTGATTGTATTTAAGGAAGCGGTGGGAACGTTGCGGCGCAAGAAAAAGACGTAA
- a CDS encoding aldo/keto reductase: MNYRTLGRTGQKVSEIGHGTWTMGSMWGPRDDKAALDSLVRSLELGVTFIDTAWVYGDGHSEELIAKALKEFGFGNLTASKASERGRLHPALPVEGATRAPLIATKCPPKNFGWPARHHVPVEETFPPEHVVNYTEKSLKNLRMDCVDLQQLHVWSDNWLEKPIWLEAVEKLKKQGKIRYFGVSINDHEPDSALKIVASGLIDSVQVIYNIFDQTPEEKLFPLCQKHNVAVIARVPFDEGSLTGLLTPETQFHKGDWRQKYFTPDRLKETCTHVEKLKVLIRGEIKTLSQAALKFCLSQAAVSTVIPGMRTVAHVEENSKASDGLLLTEQERTELKNHAWPRNFYPTYG; encoded by the coding sequence ATGAACTATCGGACGCTTGGACGAACAGGCCAAAAGGTCTCCGAAATCGGGCACGGCACCTGGACAATGGGGAGCATGTGGGGGCCGCGGGATGACAAAGCGGCGCTCGATTCGCTCGTCCGCTCGCTGGAGCTGGGAGTCACCTTCATCGACACGGCATGGGTTTACGGCGATGGACACAGTGAAGAGTTGATCGCCAAAGCACTTAAAGAGTTCGGATTTGGAAATTTAACAGCGAGCAAAGCGAGCGAGAGGGGGAGGCTCCATCCGGCTTTGCCGGTGGAGGGGGCGACGCGAGCCCCTTTAATAGCCACCAAATGCCCCCCGAAAAACTTCGGGTGGCCCGCCCGGCATCATGTGCCTGTCGAAGAGACCTTTCCGCCGGAGCATGTCGTCAATTACACCGAAAAAAGCCTGAAAAATCTGCGGATGGATTGCGTGGACCTGCAACAACTTCATGTCTGGTCGGACAACTGGCTTGAAAAACCGATCTGGCTTGAGGCGGTTGAAAAACTGAAAAAACAGGGGAAGATCCGTTATTTTGGCGTTTCCATCAACGACCACGAACCGGATAGCGCCTTGAAAATCGTCGCATCGGGCCTGATCGACAGCGTGCAGGTGATCTACAATATTTTCGATCAGACCCCGGAGGAAAAACTCTTTCCCCTCTGCCAAAAACACAACGTGGCGGTGATCGCCCGCGTCCCCTTCGATGAAGGCTCGCTGACCGGATTGCTGACTCCGGAAACACAATTTCACAAAGGCGACTGGAGGCAGAAATATTTTACGCCGGACCGTCTGAAGGAGACCTGCACCCATGTTGAAAAACTTAAAGTTCTCATCCGCGGCGAAATCAAAACGCTCTCGCAGGCGGCATTGAAATTCTGCCTGTCGCAGGCGGCCGTTTCAACCGTTATTCCCGGTATGCGGACGGTCGCACATGTGGAAGAGAACAGCAAAGCCTCCGATGGTCTTTTGCTGACGGAACAGGAACGGACCGAGCTGAAAAACCATGCCTGGCCCCGCAACTTTTACCCAACGTATGGCTAA